AGTAGGAAAGTTAGGTTAAAAAGCCATTGCTTGGAATTTTTCAGCTTAGATCCGAGAAAAATTAGCAAATTGAGAATTTTAAGAAAGACCACCATATTTTATTAAAGTTGGATGTGACTGCCCTTTGAAATTAACTCTATATGCACCAGGAAAAGCATAATTTCTAGTTGTCAAAACAATGACTTCCTTACTAGTTCAAGCTATAGTTATACAGCTCTAAAGAAACATTAACAATTTATATAAATGGGttgaaaatgtgattattttctattcaaattaaaaatgcaaacatgaaTACAATGTTACTtcaaataattaagaaattttaTCATCATTAGCTAAGTAATGAGGCCAAATCATCCCCAGTAACTACCTGTGATACCAAAGGGAATGTATTTTATCTCTAAAGAAGCACAGTTGGGTCTGTCGTGAACTAGCAATGTGAAGGTGAACCCTTTGGCTTCTGGGGGATTTTATTTCCTCTGCTATAGAATTGAAGGACTTTGTTCAAGTGTCTTATAAAGACTTCTTGCTTTGCAAAGACATGTTGGGTAGAGTaagaagtaaattttttaaaggcatttggACTTTTTTTCTATCTGTATAATAGCGTGATTCAAAACTATTCCACACTGTTGTTCTGGAAAAATTTTCCTCATGGGATGTAAATGTAACGACTGacattaaaaagtctgaaaatgaagcatcaaacaataaaaatgtggTTTAAAATCTTTAAAGTGCTTGTAATATTTGGGTGAAAAATGATGCACCACTACCAGTTAGAATATCCCACCTTTGAATTTTAAGAGCTAAGAATCTGAGcaggagaaaaatgacaaaagagaTGCACtattcatgccattcttctaAACATGCATTCAGTGTGCACCAATTGAAAAGTAAACATCTTGAAATACTACAGAGAAAGATTATTCCTTCCCTCAAACACCATACAAAAaccacattacacacacacacacacacacacacacacacacacacacacacgtctcaaatgaatcaaacaaaataaaaaagaccatCATGACTAAAAACGCTCTatgggccgagcgcggtggctcaagcctgtaatcccagcactttgggaggccgagacgggcggatcacgaggtcaggagatcgagaccatcctggctaacacggtgaaaccccgtctctactaaaaatacaaaaaactagccgggcgaggtggcggcgcctgtagtcccagctactcaggaggctgaggcaggagaatggcgtgaacctgggaggcagagcttgcagtgagctgagatccggccactgcactccagcctgggcaacagagcgagactccgtctcaaaaaaacaaaaacaaaaacaaaaacaaaaaacaaaaaacgctcTGTGACCCAGCATGTTTTCTGTGTTCCAATGACGCGTGTACCTTCTACCCTATTCTAATtggttcttcttttctctctccatcaCAAGAACCACTTTGTGGGTTTCTAGTTCAATGTTGTTCCAGGTATTTTACAAATCCTGCTCGCTTCAAAGTTACAGGGAACATCATTCCATGCCCATTTATCTTGGTTATAAACAAGAACAGCACAGTTTTCTCCCTGATAGTTGTTGGGTTCGTTGTCATGCCagaatctgaaagaaaaacaacatagaTAGagatttatatgtatatctagaTAATGTAGATTATAGGTGTAGATTAGATAACAGATATATTAGGAGACAATTCAGAGAAATGTCCCTAGTGAACAGTTTAGAACTGCACTAATACTATACTCACTAGACACATGTAGctgctgagcacttgaaatgtggcttctCTGAATTAAAATGTGCTTTAAGTCTTAAGTGCTGTATTTTTAAGACTTATTACCAATAAAGAATGTCAAAGATCTcagtaataattttataatgatcACATGTTGACATGATAAgatttggatatattgggttaaatacattattaatacattattaaaatacatctcacttgtttctttttactttcttaatataGCTAACAAGAAATTTTACACTGCACATGTGgctttgcattatatttttattaaacgATATTGgcttcaagaaagaaaatgacaagattttaattctctttgaaagacaatttttatCACTTATAAATGTCAAacctaaaacaatttttatatcaTCTCCatgttattcatttttcattattgaCACTGTACAAATAAGAATACTGAATATTTCATGGAAATTATAGGACCATTCTGGAACTGGAACATAGCATATAGCAATGACTCAACCTACTGTGGTCTCTCCTAACATTTTTATATCAATGTACTCCACTTCAAAATGAATGTTTCTTGCTACCATCTTCTAACCTTTGCTTATAAATCCCCTTAGCCCACTCAATATACTCACACTGTGCGTGGGTTAAATGGCGTCTGGTCCACCCAGCGCCACTGACCTTTGGCGTTCTCATCTCTCAGTCCAAGGAAATAGGAAAAGCGTCTATCCAGAAATTGAATAATAAAGTTctgcataaaaatataaattttaatatatttgcatGAATCAGATGATGGCTATGACAttggaaaaagaggaaagatgtCAACTAGATTACTGGTTAAGCACAAAAGCTCTGGCATCAGATAGATCTGTTTTCAAATCCTTCCTGTAATGTTAGTAAGTGCCTCAATCTTACCAAACCTCCAGTGCTCTTGTCTTCAGAACAGACAACTTCACTACTTTATAGAGTTACGATGAAGATTAAGTGAGGTCAGACTTGCAACCCTTTTAGCACAATGCTTAATAGGATTAGATTTTTTAggaggattttgtttttaatatcacCTTCTTTAATTGTGTGCATATTTcattaaattccattttattcAGAATCACCAAACCTATAGATTGTAAAGCTATGGAGACAAAATCCTTGAGGAAACTATTAACCAAGAAAAAGTTAGAATCTGAGTCATggtacataaatggaatcatattacATGAGGAAATAAGTTTTAGCCTGTAAAGAATTTACCCTAAGATTTCTTTACTTATCATTACATCCATacatctgaattatttttcctatACTTTATCTTGAGAAGCTAGTTCAGTCCTgattaatcattcatttattcatctactaACCAAACATTTATCAAGACCTATTCAGTGCGCCTCACACTGAATAGAGACCTATTCAGTGCGCCTCACACTGAATAGGACATTGGAAACGCAAAGGTGAGTAGAGCATGGTTCCAGCTCTCCACGTAGTAAGAGTCACTGGAAGAGATGGAGCGGTGAACAGACAGTTATAGTGGAGTGGAGTAAATGCTATGATCTCATTGTGCACAGAGTCCCACAGAAGTACCTCCCACTTAGCATAGGGAGGGTTAGAATGAGGAAGGTGGTTAGGGTAGCTTTCTGGAGGAAATAACATATGAATCAAATATAGAAAGACCAAAAGAAGTTGGCCATATAACAAAAAGttgaaggggaagaaagggcTTTCCAGGCAGATGGAGCAGATGAAAACAGACAGAAGCATAACAGGACAGAGAAATTCCTCTTTTTCTGGAAAGAGCAGAGAAACTGATGTGATCCTCCCGACACACCTGCTCAGCTTCCGTGCTGATGGTCGTCAGATGGGCCCCCATCCCTGAACAGTTCCTTTCACTCTCAGCCCATGTCTTGTTGTCAGTAAGAGGAAAATAGCAGTTGGACTGCCAGGTTCTCCAGCCAACAGGACAACAGTTCCAGGTGCTCCCtcaagtgaaaattaaaatggaaattggtAACAAACGAGTATTTCATCTGTAACAGATTGCATAACTATTCCACTACCTATATCCAATTAATATTTGTGAGAATAATATCAAGATCACCAAAATTATTCTGTTCTCCTGCCAAAAGATCCTGAAAATTACATTCCTAAATATCTTCTAAACATAAGTACTAGACACCACATAATGACaacaagaaaatgacaaaatattatcTTAGAAGGCATGACTATTATTCAATGTTCCTACATCTGTTGACTTTCATATTTAAAGTGTTTCCATTATGAAGCTTTTGCAGAATATTTTACCTAAAGGGGGTAAAGAACCTACTAAAACTCAAGCACTCCCCCATTCTCCCAAATGAGATGACAAATTccacaataataaaagaaataaatagcttTGCTGAAAGCTATATATTCTAGGAGGAAACTGTCTTTATGATATGTCTGAATCAAGGAAAAATTGAATTTGATTAATGTTACGTTTTGAATGTCAAAAATAACCCATCGATCTGTTAAGCCATATTCTCTAGTGATTAACTGATTACAGTAATGAGAAATAATTCTATCTTAAGGTATTGTTATTTACTCCCATGCCAGATTCTCATCTTATGCTATTTTAATCTTTCCTGGTTCACTACTGACATTCCTTAAGTCGAATTATGAATTTGAacgaaaatggaaattaaaaaagaaattatcttatGCTCTATACCTTCAGCACTTTTCAGTTCTGAGTTCTCTTTGATGCATTTGAGTTTTTCATGGTGCTCTAACTTGTGCACTCCTGTGCCTCTCTTACAGCAGGAAAAGTTGTGCTGAGTCACTGTCAAGGATAAAAGCAAGTTAGGTTTCTTTTGCTATATAACCACTAATTAGGGAAATAGGGGCTGACCTCCCTAACCTTTCTCTTATCCTGATAATTAAGGCCCtcatattctcttttctttctatgcAGCTCGTTTGCTCCAGCTCCAGGTGAATTAGTTGAAAGCAACtgttgaaaattaatatttttattatattgtccAATTTGTTCTTTATAGGAGAAGTTTTGCAAACTTTTATGTGCACATGCTTGCAAGCATGTTTTTCTGTCAAAATTTGTGTTAGAATAGGGGTTTTGGTGCGCACTAGGTTGTATGAACCTTATGCATTTCTAAAATACTTTCGCCTTGAAAtatacaaacaaatgtaaaaaagtGGAAAACCATTTAGCAAATTATTGTAAGGTGAACACTCCAGTTAACAACTACTTAGctcaagaaacagaatattgcCAAAACCCCAGATAGCCTTCACATCTCAAACGCAACTCACTCCCTCTCCTTTAAAGGTAACCACTCTTGGCTTTTAAAGTAACCACTGTGCTTTGCTTTACAATTTTATCACTTACTAACATGTCCcctgttttgcctgtttttgaacggCAAAACGGGACATGTTAGTAAGTGATAAATCagatttgcctgtttttgaatgaCAATCATACAGTATGAATTCTGAT
The Rhinopithecus roxellana isolate Shanxi Qingling chromosome 10, ASM756505v1, whole genome shotgun sequence DNA segment above includes these coding regions:
- the CLEC4D gene encoding C-type lectin domain family 4 member D; the encoded protein is MGLEKPQSKLEGGVHSQWIPWVIATVFISLLSVCFIASCLVTQHNFSCCKRGTGVHKLEHHEKLKCIKENSELKSAEGSTWNCCPVGWRTWQSNCYFPLTDNKTWAESERNCSGMGAHLTTISTEAEQNFIIQFLDRRFSYFLGLRDENAKGQWRWVDQTPFNPRTVFWHDNEPNNYQGENCAVLVYNQDKWAWNDVPCNFEASRICKIPGTTLN